GATAACTTAGAGTGGCTTGCGCTGATGCAACACTACGGTGCTCCTACACGCCTTTTAGATTGGACTTACTCTTTTTACGTGGCAGCTTATTTTGCGTTCGAGAAGACCGGCGAGACGGGTAAACACGTGATATGGGCGTTAAATCATGACTGGGTAGTAACACAAACTCGTGACCTTTTGGAAAAAGTTGACCTAGTAGAAGTATTGCGGATGTACGTAGATAACCGAGAGTCTAGTGCAGAAGCATTTTCTCAACTATTTATGAGGGATACACCTATTCCATTTGTATATCCAGTCAATCCTTTCAAACTTAATGAGAGGCTGACTATCCAGAAGGGGCTTTTTCTCTGTCCAGGGGATATCTCGAAGTCATTTATTGAAAACCTAAGCGCCCTTGGCAACCTTAGCGCGAATCTAATTAGAATCGAAATAGACAAACGAATTAGATCTGAAGCCTTGGTCTATCTTGATCGTGTGAACATGACTAGCGCCTCACTGTTTCCTGGACTCGACGGATTGGCTAGATCGCTGTGGACACAGGTGCCGTTATTAAGCTCAGTCCGGCTAAAGCTTGAGGAGCACGAGGGATAGATGGTCGAATACGCCGCGATTGGGCAGTTCGCAGTCAGTGGGAAGGCGTCTTTGCTTGTATTTGAATCGCCTAAGAAAGCACGGGGTCAGGTCTTAAACACGCATGTCGCCTCCGCAGCTTTTAGAACGTGAGATGAGCATGGATAGGGTCACAGACTTAGGCGCATCGCGACGGCGCTAAGCGCGCGGCAACCCCGGAGCAAGTTGTCTAACGTCGAGTGTCCGGCGCTGCACGCCGTCCAACTGTCGTTGGAGCGGCACTGCGGCGCTACGCTTGCGGCTTCGCCCCTATGACCGGTCGATAGACTTCGTCTTTCTCCCTCGTCAAGGGACACCGCTTAACTCGCGCTCCGTTGTGCGCCATCCAGTCTGTAACAAATGGCTAGAGAAAACGTAACGATCGGCGCCGTGACCTTCAAGTTCAAGAAGGGTGCGAAGCAATTCTTCAGGGAAATGCTCGCGCGGTATCGGAATAGCCAGAATATTAACGACGAGGATGCTGAGCATCTGCATAATCTGCTAGAGCGTCACCCAGAAGCGCCGGAGAAAATCGGTTGCGGGGTAAAGCGCTTTTTTAAAGCGCAGACCGATAAAGGTACTAGCTGCTTTTGGCTGGAGCGAGAGGACGGAAGCCGCACCGACTTTTCTTATATCACTTGCGTAGATTCAAAAAGAAAGTCGCTATATCAGGAATTCGCAGAGGCCTGTAGAGAGGCGGTGCAAGAGGAATTACAGAGGGCCAAAAAGCACCACTTCGAAGCGCATAGAGATAGCGAAGGTAAAGTGGCGTGTGACGTTACTGGCGAGAAAGTGGCGTCATACGAATCGCATCTTGACCACAAAAAGCCAATGACGTTTCAAGTTATTGTGCGAACGTTTGTTGCTG
This region of Pseudomonadota bacterium genomic DNA includes:
- a CDS encoding FRG domain-containing protein encodes the protein MMKEQPSITAWNELLELYKRFYSEEDTWVFRGQPGGWPLKTSLERACNGCKLEPDKVLALEKRLIREFARRFHFYSPMYSPILDDNLEWLALMQHYGAPTRLLDWTYSFYVAAYFAFEKTGETGKHVIWALNHDWVVTQTRDLLEKVDLVEVLRMYVDNRESSAEAFSQLFMRDTPIPFVYPVNPFKLNERLTIQKGLFLCPGDISKSFIENLSALGNLSANLIRIEIDKRIRSEALVYLDRVNMTSASLFPGLDGLARSLWTQVPLLSSVRLKLEEHEG
- a CDS encoding DCL family protein, which encodes MTFKFKKGAKQFFREMLARYRNSQNINDEDAEHLHNLLERHPEAPEKIGCGVKRFFKAQTDKGTSCFWLEREDGSRTDFSYITCVDSKRKSLYQEFAEACREAVQEELQRAKKHHFEAHRDSEGKVACDVTGEKVASYESHLDHKKPMTFQVIVRTFVAGNQIDIKPEMLSIAGDAQCVTTFVDKDIENKFRDYHRSVADLRIVKSIANLSLGGSERIRKSKNPVEFEPKNGT